In Corynebacterium guangdongense, one DNA window encodes the following:
- the fmt gene encoding methionyl-tRNA formyltransferase, translating to MRLIFAGTPEPAVVALKRLLASDHEIVAVLTRPDARRGRGRTLHPSPVSALAQEHGIEVLTPATLKAGTADGDAVRARLAELAPDAVPVVAYGNLIPEDLLDLPRHGWVNLHFSLLPAWRGAAPVQAAIYHGDRLTGATTFRIDEGLDTGDVLGTLTKEILDTDTADDLLTRLAYSGADLLVETMDALAEGTAAPRPQEGQATYAHKITTEQARIDWQEDAGTVDRHIRAHTPGPGAWTMIGEERFKVGPVTVTGDRELAPGEVAVSKNEVRVGTGSGDVALGAIQAPGKKMMAAADWARGLAETEGLVMA from the coding sequence GTGCGCCTGATTTTCGCCGGAACCCCGGAACCCGCCGTCGTGGCGCTGAAGAGACTTCTCGCCAGCGACCATGAGATCGTCGCGGTGCTCACCCGCCCGGACGCCCGCCGCGGCCGCGGCCGCACCCTGCATCCCTCGCCGGTGTCGGCGCTCGCCCAGGAGCACGGCATCGAGGTGCTCACCCCGGCCACGCTCAAGGCAGGCACGGCGGACGGTGACGCCGTCCGCGCCCGCCTGGCCGAACTGGCCCCGGACGCCGTCCCGGTCGTCGCCTACGGCAACCTCATCCCTGAGGACCTGCTCGACCTTCCGCGGCACGGCTGGGTCAACCTGCACTTCTCGCTGCTGCCCGCGTGGCGCGGCGCGGCCCCGGTGCAGGCCGCGATCTACCACGGCGACCGCCTCACCGGGGCGACGACCTTCCGCATCGACGAGGGACTCGATACCGGTGATGTCCTGGGGACGCTGACCAAGGAGATCCTGGACACCGACACCGCCGACGACCTGCTCACCCGCCTGGCCTATTCCGGGGCCGACCTGCTGGTCGAGACCATGGACGCTCTGGCGGAGGGCACCGCGGCCCCGCGCCCGCAGGAGGGGCAGGCCACCTACGCCCATAAGATCACCACAGAGCAGGCGCGCATCGATTGGCAGGAGGACGCCGGCACCGTCGACCGCCACATCCGCGCCCACACCCCGGGCCCGGGCGCGTGGACGATGATCGGGGAGGAGCGCTTCAAGGTCGGCCCCGTCACCGTGACCGGGGACCGGGAACTGGCGCCGGGTGAAGTCGCGGTGTCCAAGAACGAAGTCCGCGTCGGCACCGGTTCCGGCGACGTGGCACTGGGCGCCATCCAGGCGCCCGGCAAGAAGATGATGGCCGCCGCCGACTGGGCGCGTGGCCTGGCTGAGACCGAAGGACTGGTGATGGCATGA
- the ribD gene encoding bifunctional diaminohydroxyphosphoribosylaminopyrimidine deaminase/5-amino-6-(5-phosphoribosylamino)uracil reductase RibD gives MRPGDMDGALAAAIAAGDEVHGTTSPNPPVGAAILSADGELVGVGGTQPPGGPHAEVVALAMAGAAARGGTAVVTLEPCNHTGRTGPCSHALADAGIAAVHYVNPDPNPEATGGAQYLAQRGVEVSRIEARTRALDAWLGATRLGRPHVTLKFAQSLDGFTAAVDGSSQWITGEDARADVHRDRLTRDAIIIGTGTALADDPSLTARIGVDVPAERQPRRVVVGSRDVSAAAGNLVRLGYEQYPTLAEALDALWETGARDVLIEGGASLAASAIEAGLVDAVRAYIAPVILGDGRGVLHGWSASTLVNAPRFELGDVTTFGADVLLELRTA, from the coding sequence ATGCGTCCCGGGGACATGGACGGCGCGCTGGCCGCGGCGATCGCCGCCGGCGACGAGGTTCACGGCACCACCAGCCCCAACCCGCCGGTCGGCGCCGCGATTCTCAGCGCGGACGGCGAGCTCGTCGGCGTCGGCGGAACCCAGCCACCGGGCGGGCCCCATGCGGAAGTCGTCGCCCTGGCCATGGCGGGGGCCGCGGCCCGGGGCGGCACCGCCGTCGTCACCCTCGAGCCCTGCAACCACACCGGCCGCACCGGCCCCTGCAGTCACGCGCTCGCCGACGCCGGCATCGCCGCCGTGCACTACGTCAACCCGGATCCCAACCCGGAGGCCACCGGCGGGGCGCAGTACCTTGCCCAGCGCGGGGTCGAGGTCTCCCGCATCGAGGCACGCACCCGGGCCCTGGACGCCTGGCTGGGCGCGACCCGGCTGGGTCGGCCGCACGTGACCCTGAAGTTCGCCCAGTCTCTGGACGGTTTCACCGCCGCGGTCGACGGGAGCAGTCAGTGGATCACCGGTGAGGACGCCCGCGCCGACGTCCATCGTGACCGGCTCACCCGCGACGCCATCATCATCGGCACCGGCACCGCGCTGGCCGACGACCCCTCCCTGACCGCTCGGATCGGAGTCGACGTCCCCGCCGAGCGCCAGCCCCGCCGGGTCGTCGTAGGGAGCAGGGACGTCAGCGCCGCGGCCGGCAACCTGGTGCGCCTGGGCTACGAGCAGTATCCCACGCTGGCCGAGGCGCTCGACGCGCTCTGGGAAACCGGGGCCCGCGACGTGCTCATTGAGGGCGGGGCCAGTCTCGCAGCCTCGGCGATCGAGGCCGGTCTCGTGGACGCCGTCCGTGCCTACATCGCGCCGGTGATTCTCGGTGACGGTCGGGGCGTCCTCCACGGATGGTCGGCGTCCACACTGGTCAACGCGCCACGCTTCGAACTAGGTGACGTGACCACTTTCGGGGCTGACGTCCTGCTCGAATTGCGGACGGCTTAG
- a CDS encoding RsmB/NOP family class I SAM-dependent RNA methyltransferase: MSGGFRSRSTGGDRPERRDAAPGKQGGGEERSGTRPGRKPSGQQRRGGKQQQRRVDRPHRNDRVFVRDTGVDTPRQVAYEVLRRVSGEGAYANLTLPRLLTARNLDGRDAAFATELTYGTLRSLGVLDTVIGECSSRPLKDIADEVLDVLRLGAYQLLYTRVEPHAAVDTSVRLVEAVGQEKAKGFTNGILRTISRTPAEQWIEKLTPEGELDAIAFRTAHPSWIARSFAQVLGSGEVAEALAADSERPVVHLVARPGEISAEELALATGGEEGKYSPYAVYLEQGDPGKLEPVRDGLAAVQDEGSQLIARALTEASVEGVDSGRWLDLCAGPGGKAALLGALARIDGAKVDAVEISDHRAKLIENIVRDLPVKVHVADGRHPGLEAGYDRVLVDAPCSGLGALRRRPEARWRKQESDIAELNKLQFELLESALNLVRPGGVVVYSTCSPDLRETRGVVDRAVAELGAVEEDAHGLVPTMDNVGEDKSVQMWPHRHGTDAMFFSVLRKGA; encoded by the coding sequence ATGAGTGGCGGATTCCGTTCCCGCAGCACTGGCGGCGACCGACCGGAGCGTCGGGACGCGGCCCCCGGAAAGCAGGGCGGCGGGGAGGAGCGCTCCGGCACCCGCCCGGGCAGAAAGCCGTCCGGCCAGCAGCGCCGTGGCGGCAAGCAACAGCAGCGCCGTGTCGACCGCCCGCATCGCAACGACCGGGTCTTCGTCCGGGACACCGGCGTCGACACGCCCCGGCAGGTCGCCTACGAAGTGCTCCGTCGCGTCTCCGGGGAGGGCGCCTACGCCAACCTCACACTGCCGCGTCTGCTGACCGCCCGCAACCTCGACGGTCGGGACGCGGCCTTCGCCACCGAGCTGACCTACGGCACCCTGCGCAGCCTGGGAGTGCTCGACACGGTCATCGGGGAGTGCTCCTCGCGCCCGCTCAAAGACATCGCCGACGAGGTCCTCGACGTGCTGCGACTGGGCGCCTACCAGCTGCTCTACACCCGCGTGGAGCCGCACGCTGCGGTGGACACCTCCGTGCGCCTGGTCGAGGCCGTGGGACAGGAAAAGGCCAAGGGTTTCACCAACGGAATCCTGCGCACGATCAGCCGGACCCCGGCGGAACAGTGGATTGAGAAGCTGACCCCGGAGGGTGAGCTCGACGCGATCGCTTTCCGGACCGCCCACCCGAGCTGGATCGCGCGGTCCTTCGCCCAGGTGCTCGGATCCGGGGAGGTGGCGGAGGCGCTGGCCGCCGACTCCGAGCGCCCGGTCGTGCACCTGGTGGCCCGCCCCGGTGAGATCTCCGCGGAGGAGCTCGCACTGGCCACCGGCGGGGAGGAGGGGAAGTACTCGCCTTACGCGGTCTACCTGGAGCAGGGGGACCCGGGCAAGCTGGAGCCGGTACGCGACGGGCTGGCCGCCGTCCAGGACGAGGGGTCCCAGCTCATCGCCCGCGCACTCACGGAGGCGAGCGTCGAGGGCGTGGACTCCGGCCGCTGGCTGGATCTCTGCGCCGGGCCCGGCGGGAAGGCGGCGCTGCTGGGCGCCCTCGCCCGCATCGACGGCGCGAAGGTCGACGCCGTGGAGATCTCCGACCACCGCGCCAAACTCATCGAGAACATCGTGCGCGACCTGCCGGTCAAGGTCCACGTCGCGGACGGCCGCCATCCGGGACTCGAGGCGGGTTACGACCGTGTGCTCGTCGACGCCCCCTGTTCCGGCCTTGGCGCCCTGCGCCGTCGTCCCGAGGCGCGCTGGCGTAAGCAGGAATCGGACATCGCCGAACTGAACAAGCTGCAGTTCGAACTGCTGGAATCGGCGCTGAACCTGGTGCGCCCGGGTGGTGTCGTGGTGTACTCGACGTGCTCGCCGGATCTCCGGGAGACCCGCGGCGTCGTCGACCGCGCCGTCGCCGAGCTGGGAGCGGTCGAGGAGGACGCCCACGGCCTGGTCCCGACCATGGACAACGTCGGGGAGGACAAGAGCGTCCAGATGTGGCCGCACCGCCACGGGACCGACGCGATGTTCTTTTCGGTGCTGCGCAAGGGCGCGTAA
- a CDS encoding riboflavin synthase — MFTGLVETLGQVAGIEEQGDAMRMSITAPDILGDAKLGDSISVNGVCLTIAEFGDGRASFTADVMRETLSRTALSRLGVGAPVNLERALAVGDRLGGHIMQGHVDGTATLVSREHSENWDVLRFRIGPQLRRYVVEKGSVALDGTSLTVSAVGEDWLEVSLIPTTLAETTHGELRVGDEVNVEVDVLAKYVENMVSGSGPGGQSGPVWGETKDAD; from the coding sequence ATGTTTACCGGACTCGTTGAGACACTCGGCCAGGTGGCCGGCATTGAAGAACAAGGCGACGCGATGCGCATGAGCATCACCGCCCCGGACATTTTGGGGGACGCCAAGCTCGGCGACTCCATCAGCGTCAACGGCGTGTGCCTGACCATCGCTGAGTTCGGGGACGGCCGCGCCAGCTTCACCGCCGACGTGATGCGCGAGACCCTCAGCCGCACGGCCCTGTCGCGTCTGGGCGTGGGCGCCCCGGTCAACCTGGAGCGCGCGCTGGCGGTCGGGGACCGGCTCGGCGGGCACATCATGCAGGGCCACGTCGACGGGACCGCCACCCTGGTCTCGCGCGAGCACTCCGAGAACTGGGACGTCCTGCGCTTCCGGATCGGGCCGCAACTGCGTCGATACGTCGTCGAGAAGGGTTCCGTCGCCCTCGACGGCACCTCCCTGACCGTTTCCGCGGTCGGCGAGGACTGGCTGGAGGTGTCGCTCATCCCGACGACGCTGGCCGAGACCACCCACGGCGAGCTCCGGGTCGGTGACGAGGTCAACGTCGAGGTCGATGTGCTGGCCAAATATGTGGAGAACATGGTCAGCGGCTCAGGTCCGGGCGGCCAGTCCGGGCCGGTGTGGGGCGAGACGAAGGATGCGGACTAA
- the def gene encoding peptide deformylase: protein MTIRPIRLLGDPVLNSVASPVALDRFDDKLRRLVDDMLDTMDDAGGVGLAANQVGVLQRVFVYDTSMVEGGLRGHVINPTWVAVGDQRQLGNEGCLSVPDLSFDVERHQTVLMQGRDVANRPVSMLASGLLARCIQHEADHLDGVMYLSKLDVEQYKQAMSEVRASDWFNS from the coding sequence ATGACGATTCGCCCCATTCGCCTGCTCGGCGACCCGGTCCTGAATTCGGTGGCCTCGCCCGTGGCCCTCGACCGTTTCGACGACAAGCTCCGCCGCCTGGTAGACGACATGCTCGACACCATGGACGACGCCGGCGGCGTGGGGCTGGCCGCCAACCAGGTCGGCGTGCTGCAGCGTGTGTTCGTCTACGACACGTCGATGGTCGAGGGCGGGTTGCGTGGCCACGTCATCAACCCGACCTGGGTCGCCGTCGGCGATCAGCGGCAGCTCGGCAACGAGGGCTGTCTGTCCGTGCCGGACCTCTCCTTCGACGTGGAGCGCCATCAGACGGTCCTCATGCAGGGCCGCGACGTGGCCAACCGCCCCGTCAGCATGCTGGCCTCAGGGCTGCTGGCCCGCTGCATCCAGCATGAGGCCGACCACCTCGACGGCGTGATGTACCTGTCGAAGCTCGACGTCGAGCAGTACAAGCAGGCCATGTCCGAGGTACGCGCCTCCGACTGGTTCAACTCCTGA
- a CDS encoding primosomal protein N': MATEPRDPSTPLSAASRPVARVLPLLGLPHLDRSFDYLVKAEQDEAARPGTKVRIRFSGRLVDAVLLERRSTTDHGGRLSYLDRVISEEVVYPERISTLVEQLANRYGATRSDLIRAAIPARHAGAEDSDTRTPWEELGETSEPDLSAWASYEFGQSFVDAVLAGTTARAAWQIAPGERWADALAALAVKVVLDGYGALLVVPDQRDVDHLEAACRKLVSAKQITVLTASQGPQARYRRFLSVLHGQGRLVIGTRSAAFAPVDKLRLAVILHDGDDNLADPRAPYHHAREVLTTRSTIEGASLILAGHSRTAEAQLMVNSGWAHDLVASRSTLRARSPLIRASADSDFEMMRDPRAGQARLPKIAFDAARRALDLARPVLVQVPRKGYVPTLSCGTCRHPARCRACNGPLGLPDGGSAAVPTCRWCGRPETHFRCGECGSTALRAVVLGAGRTAEELGRAFTQTRVMASGGNRILDEIPPGPALVVATPGAEPRISDGSRYGAALLLDTWALLGRQDLRAAEDTLAKWTAVATMVESGLNGGEVIVTADAGLEIVQSFIRWDVVGAAQRELHARAEVGFPPTVHMAAIDGPSTSLERMRELIELPTGGEYLGPVPLPEHLHLPGEYDENTFGPPQRLLIRTPLGPRSELGRALREAAVARSAHKDELPLRIQVDPVQVG; this comes from the coding sequence ATGGCCACTGAACCCAGGGACCCCAGCACCCCGCTCTCCGCCGCCTCACGGCCGGTGGCGCGGGTGCTTCCCCTGCTGGGCCTGCCGCACCTGGATCGCTCCTTCGACTACCTGGTCAAGGCGGAGCAGGACGAGGCGGCCCGCCCCGGCACGAAGGTGCGGATCCGCTTCTCGGGCAGGCTCGTCGACGCCGTCCTCCTCGAGCGCCGTTCCACCACGGACCACGGCGGCCGACTAAGCTACCTCGACCGGGTGATCAGCGAGGAGGTGGTCTACCCGGAGCGAATCTCGACGCTGGTCGAGCAACTGGCCAACCGCTACGGAGCCACCCGCTCGGATCTCATCCGCGCGGCTATCCCTGCCCGCCACGCCGGTGCGGAGGACTCCGATACGCGCACGCCCTGGGAGGAACTGGGGGAGACGAGCGAACCCGATCTTTCGGCGTGGGCGTCCTACGAGTTCGGGCAGTCCTTCGTTGACGCGGTGCTGGCGGGCACCACCGCCCGTGCAGCCTGGCAGATCGCGCCCGGCGAGCGCTGGGCGGACGCGCTGGCCGCACTGGCGGTGAAGGTCGTGCTCGACGGTTACGGCGCGCTCCTCGTCGTCCCGGATCAGCGCGACGTCGACCACCTGGAGGCGGCCTGTCGGAAGCTGGTTTCCGCCAAGCAGATCACCGTGCTCACCGCCTCGCAGGGGCCGCAGGCCCGGTACCGCCGTTTCCTCTCGGTCCTCCATGGCCAGGGTCGCCTGGTGATCGGGACCAGGAGCGCGGCCTTCGCGCCCGTCGACAAGCTCCGGCTCGCGGTCATCCTCCACGACGGAGACGATAACCTCGCCGACCCGCGCGCGCCCTATCACCACGCCCGCGAGGTCCTGACCACCCGCTCGACGATCGAGGGGGCCTCGCTGATCCTGGCGGGCCACTCCCGCACGGCGGAGGCGCAGCTGATGGTCAACTCCGGCTGGGCCCATGATCTCGTCGCCTCCCGCAGCACCCTCCGTGCCCGCTCTCCGCTCATCCGCGCCTCAGCCGACAGCGACTTCGAGATGATGCGCGATCCGCGCGCGGGGCAGGCGCGCCTGCCCAAGATCGCCTTCGACGCCGCCCGTCGCGCCCTCGACCTCGCCCGCCCGGTGCTGGTGCAGGTGCCGCGCAAGGGTTACGTGCCGACCCTGTCGTGCGGCACCTGCCGCCATCCCGCGCGGTGCCGCGCCTGCAACGGGCCGCTCGGTCTTCCGGACGGAGGTTCGGCCGCGGTGCCGACGTGCCGGTGGTGCGGGCGGCCGGAGACCCACTTCCGTTGCGGGGAGTGCGGCTCCACCGCCTTGCGCGCGGTCGTCCTCGGCGCGGGGCGCACCGCGGAGGAGCTGGGGCGGGCATTCACCCAGACCCGGGTGATGGCCTCCGGCGGCAACCGGATCCTCGACGAGATCCCGCCCGGACCGGCCCTGGTGGTCGCCACCCCGGGCGCGGAACCCCGGATCAGTGACGGTTCCCGCTACGGGGCGGCGCTGCTGCTGGACACGTGGGCGCTGCTGGGTCGGCAGGATTTGCGCGCGGCGGAGGACACCCTGGCCAAGTGGACGGCCGTCGCCACCATGGTGGAATCCGGCCTCAACGGGGGAGAGGTCATCGTCACCGCCGACGCCGGCCTGGAGATCGTGCAGTCCTTCATCCGCTGGGACGTCGTCGGGGCCGCGCAGCGTGAACTCCACGCGCGGGCTGAGGTCGGGTTCCCCCCGACGGTGCACATGGCGGCGATCGACGGGCCGTCGACGAGCCTGGAGCGCATGCGCGAGCTCATCGAGTTGCCGACGGGTGGCGAGTACCTTGGGCCGGTCCCGCTGCCGGAGCATCTCCACCTGCCCGGCGAGTACGACGAGAACACCTTCGGGCCGCCGCAGCGCCTGCTCATCCGCACGCCGCTGGGGCCGCGCTCGGAACTCGGCCGGGCGCTGCGGGAGGCCGCCGTCGCCCGCAGCGCGCACAAGGACGAACTGCCCCTGCGCATTCAAGTCGATCCGGTCCAGGTCGGCTGA
- a CDS encoding dihydrofolate reductase family protein yields MGKVAYGFTCSIDGYITGPDHDMSWLSAAEVDDETLTATLAGAVGAILSGRRGYDAWMRQADRDPLTAEPYGGAWRGIEYVLTHRPEELAGDPRVIELGDAGPGIVPINCDIREAIRLGRETAGDKDLQIISADLARQALEFDLIDELQVFVAPVFLGDGTRIFHVPGGRRYDWELIGPYEGAERSFGRRYRPRRN; encoded by the coding sequence ATGGGCAAAGTCGCCTACGGATTCACCTGTTCGATCGACGGCTACATCACCGGACCGGACCACGACATGAGCTGGCTCTCCGCCGCGGAGGTGGACGACGAGACGTTGACGGCGACGCTGGCAGGCGCGGTCGGGGCAATCCTGTCCGGGCGTCGTGGCTACGACGCGTGGATGAGACAGGCGGATCGCGACCCTCTCACCGCCGAGCCCTACGGCGGGGCCTGGCGGGGAATCGAATACGTGCTCACCCACCGACCCGAGGAACTGGCGGGCGACCCCCGCGTGATCGAACTCGGCGACGCGGGTCCCGGCATCGTGCCCATCAACTGCGACATCCGCGAGGCGATCCGGTTGGGCAGGGAGACCGCCGGGGACAAGGACCTGCAGATCATCAGCGCGGACCTCGCTCGACAGGCCCTCGAATTCGACCTGATCGACGAGCTCCAGGTCTTCGTGGCGCCGGTGTTCCTCGGCGACGGGACCCGGATCTTCCACGTTCCCGGTGGTCGGCGCTACGACTGGGAACTGATCGGGCCGTATGAGGGAGCCGAACGCAGCTTCGGTCGGCGCTACCGGCCCCGCCGGAACTGA
- the rpe gene encoding ribulose-phosphate 3-epimerase, translating to MTIMIAPSILNADFSRLGEEVTAIATADRVHVDIMDGHFVPNLSFGPDIAKTVDQLTDQHMEFHLMIEKPELWVERYIEAGADTVIFHAEATSDPVALAHDIHARGARAAFAVKPGTPIEPYLKDLSDFDQVLVMSVEPGFGGQSFMTDQLDKVRTLRTYIDENKLDVLVDIDGGVNLETIKLAAEAGVDVAVVGSAIYKSGDPEATIAQLREILA from the coding sequence ATGACCATCATGATCGCACCCTCCATCCTCAACGCCGACTTCTCCCGTCTCGGGGAGGAGGTCACGGCCATCGCGACGGCCGACCGAGTCCACGTCGACATCATGGACGGCCACTTCGTGCCGAACCTCTCCTTCGGCCCGGACATCGCCAAGACCGTCGATCAGCTGACCGACCAGCACATGGAGTTCCACCTCATGATCGAGAAGCCGGAGCTGTGGGTCGAGCGCTACATCGAGGCCGGCGCGGACACCGTCATCTTCCACGCCGAGGCCACCTCGGACCCGGTGGCACTGGCCCACGACATTCACGCGCGCGGCGCGCGGGCCGCTTTCGCGGTGAAGCCGGGCACTCCGATCGAGCCCTACCTCAAGGACCTCTCGGACTTTGACCAGGTCCTCGTCATGAGCGTCGAACCGGGGTTCGGCGGGCAGTCCTTCATGACGGATCAGCTCGACAAGGTCCGCACGTTGCGTACCTACATCGACGAGAACAAGCTCGACGTCCTCGTCGACATCGACGGCGGCGTCAACCTGGAGACGATCAAGCTGGCCGCGGAGGCCGGAGTCGACGTCGCGGTGGTCGGTTCCGCGATCTACAAGTCCGGTGATCCGGAGGCCACCATCGCGCAGCTGCGTGAGATTCTGGCGTGA